The segment TCACCTTTGTTTCATCATCAGTAATCAGAAATGTAGTGGAATAAAAAGAATGTCCAGTTATATCTTTCAAACAATATAGGCCGTgtaaaattaaaacatgtttcacCTTTTTCACATTTGAGTTGGCCACTTCTTAAAACTAATTTTTACACACTGACTTTTATGTGATGCCATACAGAGACCAACGTGGCCAAACTGCAGAGGGAGATCAGCCTAGACGTCCAAGCGTTGTGCATCTCAGATTGTACTGGCTACAACTACCAGGCATTTTGCATtcatatttgtaaacatgtgttttgcaatttgaataatgaatacTGCTGGACGTATAACACTTTTAAAAGAGGCCCAGAGCCACCCTCTTCAACAGTTAACATGGTTTAAAATGACATGGTTGTTGGCATATAGAGGAGCTGGAAAGAACAGAAGAAGGGCAGCGAGAGGCACGAGAGGAGCGAAGGAGGGAtcaggatggagggagagatggccggagggggaggagtcatgGCATACCCCTAGCCTTTTATAGGGTGTGTTTGTCTACATGCTTCAGCTGCTCCCCCAGGGAATGTCCAGGAATAGAAGGAGGTACAGGGGAGAAGAAggtggaaagaggaggaggagaagaagggaagagaaaaaaagaaaaataatgaaaggaGGATCAGGGATTTCCTCCTGGTCCTTCATTCCCGCCTCACGCTTCAGAACGTTTTTCTCTCATCTAACTGGTGAAACGGACGGAGCATCAGCTGGTGCTGTCAGTCAATAGTGACATAAGGTGGTCGGCATGGAAGCCGAACTCACACTGTGGGCCGAAGGGGGAAGGCAGGgttgatgacagagagaggggtgagaggaGGTTAAGATGGAAAGAGGAGATGGTGAGGATTAAAACGTAAAGAATAGTggattggaaaaaaaagaaaggagtgTTAGAGGGGCAGGAATAAAAAGGTGTAGAGTGTGATGGATATAATGGGAAACgggagaaaagagaagggaagggggaaggaagtgaagaggagagcATGTGTGTTATTATAATCTAAACGCTGACAGCAGGTCACCCCACTGCtgctttaatttgtattatctTCATGACTGATTCAGGTGTGGGGTTTTTATGTAATAGGAGAAGGTCAAACTGAACCAGATTAGTGATACCTACTATAGTAGGTATCACTAATCTATTTGAAGGCAGACTTATcaaaaaagaaacccaaatTTATATTTCAATATCAAATCTGAGTACGGTGTTAGATATTTCGGTGCTATTTGGTGTACGGACTGATTTCAAGGCCATATCCtttcctgtacatttgattAATTCAAAGATTATTATTACAGGGCTCAACAATATGGTTGCCTTTGGCAAATCGGCAACCAATTCTTGGCCTTCGGTTGCCATCATCAATGGCAACCACAATTCAACATATAGAAAAAAGGGACAGCTCCCCAATAGAGTAGTAATGCAGTTTTAAGAAATCTGAGACTTTTGAGTAGTTGACTGCTTTGTTCTCAGGGTTACGACTTAAAGCAAGTTAGATTTAAGActtaaaaacttttttaaacCCAAAAAACATGAAGCGACATCAATTACTTTTGGGTATTGGACAATGTTAACCAATTGTTTATGGTCATAGAAAACATGAGCTTTTTTGTGTCATGGCGGAGACGAGGGTAGAACAGAAATACCAGATGTTTTGGTATTCTTTTGTTAAAATACACTGTGACTCGCATGCATTGACAGTGGATCCTTTGAGACTAGcagcaagaaaaaaagtgttgttggTTCCGCTCGCCTGATCTACGTGACGTTAATGCTAGAGGCattttttatcatttaattattttcagaaTTTTTCAGAATGCAGTCTTACTTGACTTCCACCCTTCATCCTCTTATTACAAATATCTTCAGCAGCTTGTCAGATTGCACATATGGACTTCAGGGGATAGCGGTATTACAATACGTTCTGCATTTATCTgaacagaagaagaataacagacaaaagaaaaactgtacAACAGCAATTAAGAAAGGCTTGAAGAATGTTAACCACCAGTAAAGCTATTAACGTTAGTGAGCAGAAGTAGATAGGTATTGATTGGTACAGCAGATGATCTCTTATCTTATTTAAAGACTTTGTTTTCCAATATAAATTGTGATATGATTGTGCTTGTTGCATATCATTTATAATTTTGTAGGTCAGGAGCTCTGAAGAGCCAACTGGAGATgaacaagctagctagctacctaGCCAGCGGTCAAGTCCGGCTGCTTTCCCCATGAAAAAGTACTCTGCTAGCGGCATGGGGTCGGACAATAAGGTCTCTTTGTTTAATGTTAACTTTCTCAAATAACACTCGAGGTCACAGATACTGAGTGACTGTACATATTCAGAGAAACGCGTATTTCCTTTGGccattttacaaaacaaacaaaccaaacatgcTAGCCAGCGTTAGCTGACATGTTCTGCTTCCACcgaaaacaaatatatagtaGTTCACACTGTTGATtttgctattttattttgtgacgGTTCTGTTAATTTAGCAAGCGCAGCGGTAACAACCATTTTTTCTCAATATTTTGTGTTCACCTTCTGTCCACGTTGCTGGATTCTGTTTAAACAGAGTTTTAAACCAGGCTTTGGTGACTTAAACCTATGTTGACGTGTCAATTAGCATGCTGTTTGAGCTGAATGTGCAGCCGAAATTGCCCGTGGCTAAACTATGACAGTGTGAATATGTGTTATTCTGTACAGAATGTGTCTTGATtctgatttgtattttattttccatttattttgtgcTGAATTGGTAATGCAAATGGTTTGTGTTACTGGAAATATTAACGAGAAGGTcgaactcactcactcactgacataGGCCTGATATATTGTACCCAAGTAGGTTtgaatatgaattaattctACAAAATTAAATCATGTCGGAAAATGATATATAAACAgcatatttgtaaattgaacAACCAACATCTCCACTGATATTGAACATTGTGATTTGGTGGTTCTTTTGCCTTATTTTGTTCCCAAATGACCATAAACAGATTAATgcaactttaatttaattatctCAAGACAACTAATAAGAAATgtgtattattcatatttatcatTACATAATTACATACAGAACCAAAGTGCTGACATCCATTTCGGGCTAACTCAATGTAATATATTTGATTCATCCACATCCATGACGTCCACCAACCTTctctttatttaaagtattttttaatttcttagCTGCAATTAAAAACCTCTAAATAAAAGTCTCCACCTCCCAGACCGGGGGTCCCAAGTGTACCGCACCTTTATGTGCATGCAGGCTTTTTCATCATTATGGGTGACTATTATTTCAGAGCTTAGCAGACCTACCGAGCGCATCTTTCAGCACTATGGACAGAGCCTCAAATAAATGAGGTTTGGTCTCCTAAAATCCACCAAAATATAGTTTATTTGAAAATAACACTagtgaacacaaaacacaaggaTGTCATTGCATATTTATTGGTTGTCATATACCTTTTGAAACTAAACACAAGGTTACCAGTGTGCACAAGTGCAGGCTTTGAAACATTCTCTGTTAGCTATTGCATATCGCTAACTGGCCGTCTTAATAGGATCTTTTATATCGGCCTTTCCACTCTTGCAGTGTGAGCAGAACGCAGCATTTTGGTTGCCGGGTACTTTACAAAGCAAGGGGTAGGCCTCCTGGAGCTTCTGCCAAAAGACAGACTCTTCAGCATGACGGCTATACCACAGCTGCTCTTGTTTCCAAGCCAATGAGACCGGGCATAAATAGATTTCCAGTGAAAGAATTGAGAAACTGCAGAGCCTTACTGCTTAAAATTCCAGTGTGGACGAAGAACAGCAGAGACTCCGGGATCGACACGTCTGTCAGCTGACCTGGTGGTCTGAAGTGGAAAAGGAATCCTTGCAAATGTGCATTTGATATCAGAGGGCATCTAACCTACAAATAAAACTCCTCATTCTTTGTTCTATTtatagtgtttgttttgtgacccACGCAAGGGAGGTCTGTCAGTTCCCCACTTTGGTTCTAACTAAAGAATCTCACCCAATGGATTGCCATGAACTTTGGCTCAGACATTCACGTTCCCCTCAAGAAGAATAGTAAGAACCTAAGTGATCCATCAGCTCCCCATCTAGTGCCGTCATCGAGTCAACATTGCAGTTTTTGTACCTGCAAGACTTGTGACATTTTACGCCAGATGCCATTCGTGACGTGCCGCCAAACCAAAATTCCACTTTGACTCATTTCAATTGAAATGCTCAACTGAAATAACAGAACAAATGTACTTCATTTAACACAATTCAACCAAACtgagtggttgtgttgcctaagcATAACCAAGTAGTCTTTTTGCGGTTCTGTTGTGGTTACAACGTTAACCCCTGTGTAACACTGCACCAAAATGGTctataaaatactttaaaatataatcTATAACAATAAATTACATATTTGCCTGCCAGTCAAAACAACAATCACTACTGACATTGAGCTAAAAGTTAGTTGCAAGCATCTGGCTAGCTAGCCAATGCTAACTGCACAatgggcagacacacacacagacacacagacgcacacagacgcacacacaacGCATGTCGAATGTTGTTAATCGGAACTGACAAACATGTGCTTATCATGGAAAACCAAAATATTCAGTCTTGATGTGATGTGTTatctattcattattattttgtggaCTTTGCCGTAGTATCGTCAATGGTTTTTCAAaaaccccacccacccaccgaCCCCGGCCATAATGCTGTTTTGGGGGCTGTCGCATGAAAACCTTTGGGAACACCTGGTCCAGATGTACACGAgagtcttttgtttgtttacttgttgacGGGGAGACAAACCAATAGGTAAAAGAGGGGTACGGGGTGTGAGATTACAAGTACATGTGCGCGCCTCTTAAATTATAGATGTCATAAGTGCAAGGGCAAGTCCGCAGCAGTGAGGACGGGCAGATAGATGTGTTAACGGACACTGCGAAAGGGACAGAGAATctgtgcatgctgggaggtgTTGATCTGTGCGTGTCCGTCTCCAGTGAGATGCTCAGTTGATCCTCTGCCAAAATAGCCTCCAGCTGCCTGATGCCTGCACTgtgttatcttttctttttttccctctgaatAAATGTCACTAAGCTTGTCCGTTATCTAAATATGGGGGATTGGGGAGAGTGCCACACAAGGGGATGTCCGTcgggagatggagaagagggcACAAACTAAAGTcggatttgattggctgtctCCTGTCTGCGGAGTGTAGCGGGACCAGGGGGTACTTATGGAGGGGAGTAAAGCCGCCTGAACTGTGTTGCAGGGAGACTTTACCCGACGTCTGACGTTTTCTTTTACTGGTGTCTGTTGTTCAGCACAGCCGGCCGCCATGGTAAGAAAACTGAGGAGCAGGGAAACGAGATGCAAAGTTAGTTTTGATGAATCTCTGAGGATTTGCTTTTGTTGTCAACTGGTGAGGATAAAAGCCAGATGGCAGAAGATGGATATTATTATCTGAagcgaaagagagaaaaaaaagctacacGGTCATCCAGCAAGTCCTCATCTGCAGCACAGCTGGGTGATCAGATGGATTTCTGTGTTTTATCTCTTGGGATTGCCTCTTTTATGAGGCTTGCTACAGACGGACATATTCTGCTGACTCGTAGCGTGCTGTTGAGGACTTCTGTTTATGTCCAACTTTTGCCTCCTCTTTGTCATTTGTTTACGGACAGATGTGAttttgtttgatctttagatCTGAGTTACTAAAGATAGGAAGCACGCAGCTGAGTAAAGTGAGAAGACCTGCGGCCTTCTCCGAGTGTCCTAATTTAGGACATTCACCTTGAGAAAATCCCTCTCTAATCCTCTCCCAAATAGCTTTATAGTGAACTAATGAGTGGGTTTGTGTGACCTTTGATATTTTGCGGTTATTGATGAGGTTCTGTCAAGCGGAGTGGGGAAATAATTTACTGTCCTCCTGGACGACCACGGGCAACATTTAACGACAGTTTAATATGATTATTGTAATTCAATTGGCATTAACTAAAGCCGCCTCTTGGGTGAAAGTCTTATGATTTTAGCCCCTCCCCCAttcaccctgacctcctcccaATGAGGACGTTGTTTACTCTACGTCACCTGTCCTGGTTCCTCAGCATcctcacatcggttcaggaaaaactccccccaaaaaaacttcaACGGGgcgaaaaaggaagaaaccttcgggagagcaacagaagaggatccctctatcaggatggacagcagtacaatagatgtcatgtgtacagacgTCTAAAAGCAAGACGCTAGCACCGTCCTGAAAGAGTCCTATTGGATGTACGACCTACAGTGCATTGTGAagttgtgatgtcatcaggtgGCATGTTCGGATATGAGAACAAACTGGAAAATATGGTAATAGTTGGAGAACAACTCCCAGTGGGAATGTTGTTGGATCCGACGGCGACAGCAGAGAATAAAACCAGTTTGAGTGTCAAACCTCAACAGTCTGCAAAGTCTCCCACGTCCTTCCGATCAAACAAAAGCCCTAGATGTGGGGAGGGGGTGGCGTTCCCCTTTGAGAACCGTGATTCAACAAGTGCAGACAGTTGGCAGAGGATCAAACATGTCTTACCTGACACAAGGCTATTTCCAGTCATTGGCTGTCACTTTGTCAATGATAGCACCTGAATAATACTGATGAGGAATAATACCTTCTCCCTCTCTAACCACCTCTCCTTTCAATCTTCCACCTCTTTCCATTCGCCTCCCTTAAGCCCACTGACGCCCAAAGCGATGCCCGCTCCTTCCTGACTGAGGAGATGATTGCAGGTGAGTCCTTCAGTAATTATTCATTACTTCAATAAGTTAGCAGATCACACGCTACTGAAGCCGGTTCCAAGAGGAGTGGCAGATCAATGAATGAGCAGCTATGAACATTGTTTTATGAAAGTCTTTCCTCATACTTCCATCGTTTGATTGTTCTATTTGGCCCGACCTTGAAAACACGAGATccagacatttttgttttgccagTTTAGAATTTTCCCAATTTTGAtgtatttccttctctcatCCAGAGTTCAAGGCTGCATTCGACATGTTCGACACTGACGGTGGCGGTGACATCAGCACCAAGGAGTTGGGGCAGGTGATGAGGATGCTGGGTCAGAACCCGTCGAGGGAGGAGCTGGATGCCATCATTGAGGAGGTGGATGAGGACGGTGAGCTCATTGTAGAAAAGGCATTTGGTTGTCCCTGGTTCTTTTTTTCAGTCCAGAAGAGGCATAATTACGTATTTCCACTCGCGTTAGCATCAATTCTATACAACAAGGCCGCCATGAGAACAAGCTGAGTTGTATATGACCCTTGAATCTTCAAGAGATATTCCAAAATGAGGTATTGTACTTAATGTCGGATGACCTGTGAGAGAGAACATATCCTATAGAGGATGCAATAACCAAATGACCGCGAGAGAGGAGATGGGACTCGtgtctcaccccccccccccccccccccaccaccacccccccccccccccacccccttctctCCTCAGGCAGCGGTACCATCGACTTCGAGGAGTTCTTGGTCATGATGGTGCAACAGCTCAAGGAGGACCAGGCTGGAAAGAGTGAAGAAGAGCTTTCAGAATGCTTCCGTATTTTTGACAAGTAAGACTCGCAATACCGACCCAAACTACCACGTGTTACCGCAGTCAGAGTTTACACTTATTTACTCTTGTGCTGTAAATAGACTTTTTAAGAAATAGGCAACATTCTTATGGCCCTTAGAACCTTTTTTGAACACAAACTTTATCCGTAGATACTATTGACAAAGCATCGGATAACTTCACATCTGAATGAGCTACGTTTTGAAAATATTTTGACCATTACCTTTTAGTACTGTATACATTCTCACCATTGTTGGATAATTGTTACAATTATCCTTAAATCTGCGAtaactgtattttctttccttcattttGAACCATGACAAATCATCGCCCTATAAGTTATTCTGGCAAACTTGTCGCCAAACCGCTTTTTATTCACAAATCCGGCAGTTACGGAGCAACAATATCGGTCGAAAAAGTCCAATGTACAATGTTTGGTCTCAGTCCCTGAGCCGGTAGAGTATGGTGGGTTTATTTAAGAGCTTTTTCACAGAGAACAGCTGACCTGCTGTAGCCAAAGACAACACTATGAGAACTGAGAGTGAACCACAACAGTAGAACTGAGGGCCGGACAGCCGGACGAGGGGAACTGAAGTTCTATGTTTTTGGTTACGTCATTATTTACTATAAGGCCTCTTATCAGAGGAATGTTTAGAGTCTGATAGGACAACCTTCAAATCTCACCTTTCCCACCCTAAACCAATTCTCTGATTGTGTTCACTTCCCCTTttattaatctaaaaaaaaaataccagcTTCCTCACAAAATATGGACCACAGTTTAAACCGTAACAcgtggacaggtgtgtgtgtgtgtgtgtgtgtgtgtgtgtgtgtgtgtgtgtgtgtgtgtgtgtgtgtgtgtgtgtatatgtgtgtgtgtgttgacgtggTGATCCAGGAGAGCTGGGAGGCGAGAGATTGGTTTCCGTAAGTCTTCATTTGATATTGCTTCTCATCCTCAGGAACGGAGATGGTTTCGTCGACCGGGAGGAGTTTGGAGAGATCCTCCATCTCACCGGAGAGCCGGTGGTAGAGGAGGACATCGACGAGATGTTCGGCgaaggagacacaaacaaagacgGAAAGATTGATTTTGATGGTAAGATCGGGCCAGAAGAGTTTCTTCTCTCCGCTGGACGACGCAGTGTCTTCCATAATGTGGGCAGATATGATCAGAGGGAGAGACCGGACTTCCACATCCGCTAACAACGTTttgagaatcagaatcagaatcagaatcagaagtgtttatttgactcggtgaaaggtgcataaccaTAAACAGGCATAGAATAACAATCtaaaagtataataaaataataaaatcaataaactaAAGAgcaataatagataaatatggtaaacaagaaacagataacagtactttaaaacaagtatatatgttaaaataaaagtggcaagtgtattttaataagagaagaaaagaagtgcAAGGATGTTTGAAATTGTAAatcttttcttattattaaaaatgtcagtTATGTTTTACTGTTATACTGTTACAGTGCCCTGTGATACTTATTCACACTCGTTTTCAGAGTAACACGAGAAGGTGCAGCTGTCAAATGTTTCCATCTGTTTACAATCTTTATGTTGTTCTAAGATAACAGATTTAAGAGTGGTTTCAAGCTCTCTTTCTGTTTAAAGATCATAACCTTGAAAAAGGTCACAAAAATAAGTAACATACAACATCAACttagaagtaaaataaaaaaaagacagaagatAAATGATGGATATACAAATGTATGTCTGCGTTGATGTCAATCTCATCTTCACATTTCACCTCCACTCTTGGTAATACAcatatttcccagaatgcaaggCGTATTCCTTCATATTATAAAATTCCCTGGTAATAACAGAGTTTTTGGTTGCCTCATTTACTATAAAGGCCTCTTATCAGAGGAATGTTTAGAGTCTGATAGCACAACCATCAAATCTCACCTTTGCCACCtatttagagtgtgtgtgtgtgtgtgtgagtgtgtgagtgtgtgtgtgtgtgtgtgtgtgtgtgtgtgagtatgtgtatgtgtgtgtgtgtgtgtgtgtgtgtgtgtgatatgagAAGTGACAGGAACATAGAATTTTAGAGgttttgtttcacacacacacgcacgcacacacacactttgcagcCCACAATTCATCTGTTCAGTGGTTGAGTTCATGTGATGGATCTGTGTGTTGGTGGTTGGTTGACCGTTGACCTTCTTCTTGTCTCCCCAGAGTTTCTGAAGATGATGGAGAACGTCCAGTAGCGAGGACCAGCTCTACATTCCTTGGTCACCCGTCCTCAGAGAGAAGATCAAGCTCATCCTGTCTGATGAGGGATCTGCTGAGAGCAAACTTGAAATACTATAAATCCTTGTGCAATTCTGATAATATGATGTTGTTTCTGAGACGTCctaccccccgccccctcccacaTATGCCCCCTTCTCATATGAAACCCAGGGGCTGGGTGAGGAATCCTATAAATATCCGTTCAACCCTTTTAAGACGAAGACTCGCCTCCGTTGAGCCAGCTGTCCACTTTGgcagctgctgcttctccagAAATGCTACACCACTTAGCttaaccccctcctcctcctccttctcctcctcctcctcctcgtcttctaAACTAAATACCTGCACCACCCTGTTCTGTGTGCTTTCCAAATAAATCCACTTCCT is part of the Cyclopterus lumpus isolate fCycLum1 chromosome 7, fCycLum1.pri, whole genome shotgun sequence genome and harbors:
- the si:rp71-17i16.4 gene encoding troponin C, skeletal muscle; translation: MSSGGMFGYENKLENMPTDAQSDARSFLTEEMIAEFKAAFDMFDTDGGGDISTKELGQVMRMLGQNPSREELDAIIEEVDEDGSGTIDFEEFLVMMVQQLKEDQAGKSEEELSECFRIFDKNGDGFVDREEFGEILHLTGEPVVEEDIDEMFGEGDTNKDGKIDFDEFLKMMENVQ